A window of Selenomonas ruminantium subsp. lactilytica TAM6421 contains these coding sequences:
- a CDS encoding nicotinate-nucleotide--dimethylbenzimidazole phosphoribosyltransferase, with protein MNSLMQTIAAIEPADQELALKAASKLASVMEGDEDSFGGCKDLLLRYLSIAGDLHPAAPDKCTVICCASHGVASESVSAYPEETTLQMTQSYLIGQGAAANAFAAFADSEIFVADFGIKGENIDIPGLLDCRIGNGTGNIAQGPAMSRKQAVAAIEKGIELADKLVSEGFDCLLPGEMGIANTTVSAAIVAALCGKTAAEVTGRGTNISNERLAQKTAIVAQALEINQPDAADGLDVLAKVGGFEFGAIAGLILGFAAHHKAIILDGANCAAAALIAQSLAPACVDYLLPSHRGGEPSQGFALEKLGLSPMLYLDLRLGEACGSSLLAKKLENMLDIWDVLSHLPHDPVETPFQHVYMPTLAPKVTNKTFDFYLSTMQDLDLPAMTACKERIDNLVKPLDSLGVFEQVAVEIAGITGDELPECGMERALLCFTGKVSNPLHMQLIAANAHSSQVEVTMAHVREGLPLTAAFDFGREQGEFLSLSCPYLALTMTEIDEHAPFGTTAELLRESLLKDDGSLKYPADEFLAHAPEAAQPFIGAMIGAIIAAAHNSAFILIDDEASEIIARYTELLCPAIRPYILHVQPLLIKADCTLSGGLIASLGMDIGEAALTMLNKMRTFAESKVATASDGPGAERQQH; from the coding sequence ATGAACTCACTCATGCAAACCATCGCCGCCATCGAGCCGGCTGACCAGGAACTGGCCCTAAAGGCCGCGTCCAAACTGGCCTCCGTGATGGAGGGGGACGAGGATTCTTTCGGCGGGTGCAAGGACCTGCTCCTGCGCTATCTGTCCATCGCCGGCGACCTGCACCCAGCTGCTCCGGACAAATGCACGGTCATCTGCTGCGCCAGCCATGGCGTGGCCAGCGAAAGCGTCAGCGCCTATCCGGAGGAAACCACCCTGCAGATGACCCAGAGCTATCTGATCGGTCAGGGCGCGGCGGCCAATGCCTTTGCCGCCTTTGCCGACAGTGAGATCTTCGTGGCCGACTTCGGCATCAAAGGGGAAAATATCGACATCCCCGGCCTGCTGGACTGCCGGATTGGCAATGGCACCGGCAATATCGCCCAAGGCCCGGCCATGAGCCGCAAGCAGGCCGTCGCCGCCATCGAAAAGGGCATTGAACTGGCGGACAAACTGGTTTCCGAGGGCTTTGACTGCCTGCTGCCCGGAGAAATGGGCATCGCCAACACCACGGTCAGCGCCGCCATCGTGGCCGCCCTCTGCGGTAAAACAGCCGCGGAGGTCACAGGCAGGGGCACCAATATCTCCAACGAACGGCTGGCCCAAAAGACGGCCATCGTCGCCCAGGCGCTGGAAATCAATCAGCCGGATGCCGCTGACGGCCTGGACGTGCTGGCCAAGGTGGGCGGTTTCGAATTCGGCGCCATAGCCGGCCTTATCTTAGGCTTTGCCGCCCACCATAAGGCCATTATCCTGGACGGCGCCAACTGCGCCGCTGCCGCCCTGATCGCCCAGAGCCTGGCCCCGGCCTGCGTGGACTATCTGCTGCCGTCCCATCGCGGCGGCGAGCCCTCCCAGGGCTTCGCGCTGGAAAAGCTGGGGCTCTCCCCCATGTTGTATCTGGATCTGCGTCTGGGGGAAGCCTGCGGCTCCTCCCTGCTGGCCAAAAAGCTGGAAAACATGCTGGATATCTGGGATGTATTGAGCCATCTGCCCCATGATCCTGTGGAGACACCCTTCCAGCATGTCTATATGCCCACCCTGGCCCCCAAGGTCACCAACAAGACCTTTGATTTCTATCTGTCCACCATGCAGGATCTGGACCTGCCGGCCATGACGGCCTGCAAGGAACGCATTGACAATCTGGTCAAGCCCCTGGACAGTCTGGGCGTCTTTGAACAAGTTGCCGTGGAAATCGCCGGCATCACCGGTGATGAACTGCCCGAATGTGGAATGGAACGGGCCCTGCTCTGCTTCACCGGCAAGGTGAGCAATCCCCTGCATATGCAGCTGATCGCCGCCAACGCCCACAGTTCCCAAGTGGAAGTAACCATGGCCCATGTACGGGAAGGACTGCCGCTGACAGCGGCCTTTGACTTTGGCCGGGAACAGGGAGAATTCCTCTCCCTGTCCTGCCCCTATCTGGCCCTGACCATGACGGAAATCGACGAGCATGCCCCCTTTGGCACCACGGCCGAACTGCTGCGGGAGTCACTGCTGAAAGATGACGGCAGCCTGAAATATCCGGCAGATGAATTCCTGGCCCATGCCCCGGAAGCAGCCCAGCCCTTTATCGGCGCCATGATCGGGGCCATCATCGCGGCGGCCCATAACAGCGCCTTCATCCTCATCGATGATGAGGCCAGCGAGATCATCGCCCGCTATACAGAGCTGTTATGCCCGGCCATCCGTCCCTATATTCTCCATGTGCAGCCCCTGCTCATAAAGGCGGACTGCACCCTGTCCGGAGGCCTCATCGCCAGCCTGGGCATGGACATCGGCGAAGCCGCCCTGACCATGCTCAACAAGATGCGCACCTTTGCCGAAAGCAAGGTCGCCACCGCCAGCGACGGGCCCGGCGCAGAAAGACAACAACACTGA